The following are encoded in a window of Streptomyces sp. SAT1 genomic DNA:
- a CDS encoding GOLPH3/VPS74 family protein, whose amino-acid sequence MSTARDLLFVTLDVPGGHPVEQGDLSLALAGAELLDLLAGGAVLLIGDRLRPGPRTLSGDPLLDEAATRVQGEEPYESVEDWLWRRGRGLAEGYTAVLEAEGQLTSVRRHRWLPSRPVDRTTPADGSADRRSAADRWAAREPVLTALAATLGVTPDTGDGAPAAEPEDETALTVLAAVGDAVTELEGVRQRRRVENAAFDNIWRAP is encoded by the coding sequence ATGAGCACCGCCCGCGATCTGCTGTTCGTCACCCTGGACGTGCCCGGCGGCCATCCGGTCGAGCAGGGGGACCTCTCGCTCGCCCTGGCGGGCGCGGAACTCCTCGATCTGCTGGCCGGCGGGGCGGTGCTGCTGATCGGGGACCGGCTGCGGCCGGGTCCGCGCACGCTGTCCGGCGACCCGCTCCTGGACGAGGCGGCGACCCGCGTCCAGGGCGAGGAGCCGTACGAGAGCGTCGAGGACTGGCTGTGGCGGCGCGGGCGCGGGCTGGCCGAGGGCTACACCGCCGTACTGGAGGCGGAGGGCCAGCTCACCAGCGTCCGGCGGCACCGCTGGCTGCCCAGCCGCCCGGTGGACCGGACCACACCGGCCGACGGCAGCGCCGACCGGCGCTCGGCCGCCGACCGCTGGGCCGCCCGCGAACCGGTCCTCACCGCCCTGGCCGCCACGCTCGGCGTCACGCCGGACACCGGCGACGGCGCTCCCGCCGCCGAGCCCGAGGACGAGACCGCGCTGACCGTGCTGGCCGCCGTGGGCGACGCCGTCACCGAACTGGAGGGCGTCCGCCAGCGGCGGCGGGTGGAGAACGCGGCCTTCGACAACATCTGGCGGGCGCCCTGA